Proteins from a genomic interval of Papaver somniferum cultivar HN1 chromosome 4, ASM357369v1, whole genome shotgun sequence:
- the LOC113274893 gene encoding two-pore potassium channel 1-like, protein MAHVDATNTVTAVLEPSSQPEKVGSANRRIRRCVSAPTDFIPQEKDDSSVPRNQSVFSNLLHPSFRQASLILALYLGVGAICFSLVKDQIKGQKTNRILDAIYFCIVTMTTVGYGDLVPNSVATKLLACAFVFTGMALVGFFLSKSADYLVEKQEALLVKCLHINKKVGALELLKELKTNRVKYKFFINLGLLLLLIAVGMIFLTRVEKLSLVDAFYCVCSTITTLGYGDKSFSTKAGRIFAVFWILTSTICLGLFFLHLAELSTERKQRSIVKLVLTRKMTHVDLEAADFDRDRVVSVTEFILYKLKEMGKIQQEDIVPLMKEFEELDVDQSGMISTSDITRKYIESN, encoded by the exons ATGGCTCATGTTGATGCAACAAACACTGTAACTGCTGTGTTAGAACCTTCTTCCCAACCCGAAAAAGTAGGTTCTGCCAATAGAAGGATTCGGCGGTGTGTAAGTGCCCCTACTGATTTCATTCCTCAAGAAAAGGATGATAGCTCAGTTCCTCGTAACCAATCGGTTTTCTCTAATCTACTACACCCTAGTTTTAGACAGGCATCATTGATTCTTGCTCTGTATCTTGGCGTAGGAGCCATTTGCTTCTCCCTAGTCAAAGATCAGATCAAAGGTCAGAAAACAAATAGGATCCTTGACGCCATATATTTTTGCATTGTAACAATGACCACAGTTGGATACGGAGATCTTGTTCCAAATAGCGTTGCCACAAAATTACTGGCCTGCGCCTTTGTCTTCACCGGAATGGCTCTTGTCGGGTTTTTTCTTAGCAAGTCAGCAGACTACCTTGTAGAGAAGCAGGAAGCATTGCTGGTTAAATGCTTACACATCAATAAAAAAGTAGGTGCACTTGAGCTTTTGAAGGAACTAAAAACTAACAGAGTAAAATACAAGTTCTTTATAAATTTAGGATTACTTTTGTTGCTTATTGCTGTCGGTATGATTTTCTTGACAAGAGTTGAGAAATTAAGCTTGGTTGATGCCTTCTATTGTGTCTGTTCCACCATAACAACTCTAGGTTATGGTGACAAGAGCTTCTCAACCAAAGCAGGGCGCATTTTTGCTGTCTTCTGGATATTGACTAGTACCATCTGTCTGGGTTTGTTTTTCCTCCACCTTGCCGAACTGAGTACTGAGCGTAAGCAACGGTCAATAGTTAAATTGGTCCTTACACGAAAAATGACTCACGTCGATCTCGAGGCAGCAGACTTTGATCGTGATAGGGTCGTGAG TGTTACGGAATTTATTCTATATAAGCTCAAGGAGATGGGGAAAATACAGCAGGAAGATATTGTACCTTTGATGAAGGAATTTGAGGAACTTGATGTTGATCAATCTGGAATGATTTCAACATCTGATATAACACGTAAATATATAGAGAGCAACTGA